A window of the Sporosarcina sp. FSL K6-2383 genome harbors these coding sequences:
- a CDS encoding ABC transporter permease, giving the protein MLAFAKRNILLYFRDKATVFFSLLAVIILVALYVLFLGDMTAKQLPDFPAKRALLMSWFIAGMLAITSMTTTLGSFGILVDDRANKTYMDFYSSPISRTKLVGGYIMSALVVGFIMCLCTLIASNLFLVATGEAMLSFGSMIAAIVVIILAVLASASMVLLLVSFFKTSNAFAAASTVVGTLLGFLAGIYIPIGSLPEYLQTIVKLFPVSHSAALFRQVLMETPLMNSFANAPAEIKKDFLINMGVFYKINGEKASTLFSAFYLGATTLVFFMLSLLVMKRKNR; this is encoded by the coding sequence ATGTTGGCATTCGCTAAGCGAAATATTTTATTATACTTTCGCGATAAAGCTACGGTCTTTTTCTCATTGCTTGCGGTCATTATTCTCGTCGCTCTATATGTATTATTTTTAGGTGACATGACCGCAAAACAACTGCCTGACTTTCCAGCCAAAAGAGCATTGCTCATGTCGTGGTTCATCGCCGGGATGCTTGCCATAACTTCAATGACAACGACGCTTGGTTCTTTCGGAATTCTAGTCGATGATCGAGCAAATAAAACCTACATGGATTTTTATTCGTCCCCGATTTCTCGGACGAAATTAGTTGGTGGTTATATTATGAGTGCGTTAGTTGTGGGCTTCATCATGTGTCTTTGTACACTGATTGCATCGAATCTATTTCTTGTTGCGACCGGAGAAGCAATGCTGTCATTCGGTAGTATGATAGCTGCAATCGTCGTGATTATCTTAGCGGTGTTGGCAAGCGCATCAATGGTTCTTTTGTTAGTTTCTTTTTTCAAAACCTCCAATGCATTTGCTGCTGCAAGTACAGTTGTCGGGACGCTACTGGGCTTTTTAGCCGGAATTTATATTCCGATTGGGAGCTTACCTGAATACCTGCAAACAATCGTCAAGTTATTTCCCGTATCCCATTCGGCCGCACTGTTCCGGCAAGTACTCATGGAAACGCCTTTGATGAATTCATTTGCTAATGCACCTGCGGAAATAAAGAAGGACTTCCTAATCAATATGGGTGTATTTTATAAGATAAATGGTGAAAAAGCGTCAACGCTATTCAGTGCTTTCTATCTTGGTGCTACGACCCTTGTGTTTTTTATGCTGTCACTGTTGGTTATGAAAAGAAAAAATAGATGA
- a CDS encoding ABC transporter ATP-binding protein, producing MANIIEVNGLSKSYGKVRAVNDISFYVEKGSLFSFLGTNGAGKSTTISILLTLLQQDEGHVTISGYTVGKHDQAIRQEIGVVFQDSLLDPLLTVKENLAIRGSFYGMTKQERNAAIQNVMEIVDVTPLIDRPYGKLSGGQKRRVDIARALIHKPQILILDEPTTGLDPESRKNIWETIQQLQKKTSMTVFLTTHYIEEAANSDYVVVMKEGSIVAKGTPEQLKNDYSTHLLTISTEKADELRSLLTLDGLDFTEERSLLHLPLSHTTDAIPILAKFTPFISSFEVKKSSLDDVFIAINGKDVNHDVGIR from the coding sequence TTGGCTAACATTATTGAGGTAAATGGATTATCTAAGTCATACGGAAAAGTAAGAGCTGTCAACGACATCAGTTTCTATGTAGAGAAAGGATCCCTCTTTTCATTTTTAGGAACAAATGGTGCTGGTAAATCGACGACTATTTCTATCCTCTTGACACTCCTCCAGCAAGACGAGGGGCATGTCACTATCAGTGGTTATACTGTGGGCAAACACGACCAAGCCATTCGCCAAGAAATCGGCGTCGTATTTCAGGACAGCTTGCTCGATCCCTTATTGACCGTCAAAGAGAATTTAGCGATTCGTGGATCCTTTTACGGAATGACGAAGCAAGAACGTAACGCTGCGATTCAAAATGTCATGGAAATCGTAGACGTAACCCCCTTAATAGACCGTCCATACGGAAAATTATCTGGCGGACAAAAACGACGAGTGGACATTGCGCGCGCTCTCATTCATAAGCCCCAAATATTAATATTGGATGAACCAACAACAGGACTCGATCCAGAAAGTAGAAAAAACATCTGGGAAACCATACAACAACTACAAAAGAAAACAAGCATGACTGTTTTTTTAACAACACACTATATTGAAGAAGCAGCGAACTCAGATTATGTAGTTGTCATGAAAGAAGGTAGCATAGTGGCAAAAGGAACACCTGAGCAGCTGAAAAATGACTATTCTACACATCTGCTGACAATTTCTACAGAGAAAGCAGATGAACTGCGTAGCCTACTTACACTAGATGGACTAGATTTCACCGAAGAAAGATCACTTTTGCATCTCCCGCTAAGCCATACAACGGACGCAATACCGATTTTAGCGAAATTCACACCTTTCATCTCTTCATTTGAAGTAAAGAAATCTAGCTTGGATGATGTCTTTATCGCCATTAATGGAAAGGATGTGAATCACGATGTTGGCATTCGCTAA